A single region of the Biomaibacter acetigenes genome encodes:
- a CDS encoding DUF503 domain-containing protein: MIIGTMIVEISLGDTFSLKDKRQIVKSIIERLKNRYNISIAEVDRQDDIRRTVIGMACVSTTSEHVNRQLDHVLSFMEKDGRFTVENVEKEML; this comes from the coding sequence ATGATTATCGGCACAATGATCGTAGAGATTTCCTTAGGCGATACATTTTCATTAAAAGATAAAAGGCAGATAGTGAAAAGCATAATCGAAAGGTTGAAAAACCGCTACAATATATCCATAGCGGAAGTGGACAGGCAGGATGATATAAGGCGGACGGTAATCGGCATGGCTTGCGTTTCTACTACCAGCGAACATGTAAACCGCCAGCTAGACCATGTCCTCTCATTTATGGAAAAGGATGGCCGCTTCACCGTGGAAAATGTGGAGAAGGAAATGCTGTAA
- the recR gene encoding recombination mediator RecR has protein sequence MSYYAEPLAHLIDELSRLPGIGPKTAQRLAFYILKMPKERVANLSEAITRARESIIYCSVCGNFTDTDPCGICRASYRDRTTIMVVEDPRDVVALEKTRDYKGLYHILHGAISPLEGIGPDDIKIKELLSRINSGVKEIILATNPDVEGEATAMYIARLLKPLGVKVTRIAHGIPVGGDLEYADEVTLTRALEGRREI, from the coding sequence ATGTCTTATTATGCCGAACCTTTAGCGCACCTCATCGATGAACTTTCCCGACTGCCCGGTATAGGGCCCAAGACCGCCCAGCGTCTGGCTTTTTACATATTAAAAATGCCCAAAGAACGGGTGGCAAATTTATCCGAAGCCATTACCAGAGCCCGGGAATCCATCATATACTGTTCAGTCTGCGGCAATTTCACCGATACGGACCCCTGCGGGATTTGCCGGGCGTCTTACCGGGACAGGACTACTATCATGGTGGTGGAAGACCCCAGGGATGTGGTGGCCCTGGAAAAGACCCGGGATTATAAGGGACTTTACCACATACTTCACGGAGCCATTTCTCCATTGGAGGGCATAGGACCCGATGACATCAAAATAAAAGAACTGCTGTCCAGGATAAATTCGGGGGTGAAGGAAATCATACTGGCCACCAACCCTGATGTGGAGGGAGAGGCCACGGCCATGTATATAGCAAGGCTCCTGAAGCCTCTGGGCGTAAAGGTGACCAGGATAGCCCACGGTATCCCGGTAGGGGGAGACCTGGAATATGCCGATGAGGTAACCCTGACAAGGGCGCTGGAAGGCCGGCGAGAAATCTAG
- a CDS encoding DUF4160 domain-containing protein encodes MMPTVLKEDKYRFFFFSNEGTEPPHIHVESDNKYAKFWLDHISLASSYGFKAYELSEISKIIERNLEMMRRQWNEYFR; translated from the coding sequence ATGATGCCAACAGTTCTTAAAGAAGATAAATATAGATTTTTCTTTTTCAGCAATGAAGGAACTGAACCTCCGCACATTCATGTTGAGTCAGATAATAAATATGCTAAATTCTGGTTGGATCATATTTCATTAGCAAGTTCATATGGCTTTAAAGCATATGAACTCTCAGAGATAAGCAAAATCATTGAAAGAAACCTGGAAATGATGAGGAGGCAATGGAATGAGTATTTTAGATAA
- a CDS encoding copper amine oxidase N-terminal domain-containing protein, translating into MKRKFYILFAALIAGVFIFTSAAMAAGGNMKNIKAYFSGIRIYVDGKQQAATPEPFVYDNVTYVPIRLVSTALGASVSWDAAKNAVVINSKAEANQVLQQQIADLKSQLSQKDSQITQLTQQNSYLHIRIIDLEATLKKQQEENKSDPSGDLEDYLYDEYSKWKSMEFDYDVVGDEKELELTIEIDLSDYKSKWNSTDQDDIEDWLNDIYDYVEDEYPDTDFSGTIEDIDKGDTLVKFKSSGSKLTVDFRYSSVDFDELENDLNDIYGYNLDDYNDNFGNMTADISIDGDEDDEEIFITIEIDTSYYGYEWEDVKETDDAEEWIEDIVDYVLDYYDNYDVSGEVINQDGDTMASFDVSSSGKVTFDWDYSY; encoded by the coding sequence ATGAAAAGGAAGTTTTATATTTTATTTGCCGCCCTCATAGCTGGCGTATTTATATTCACTTCGGCGGCCATGGCGGCGGGCGGGAACATGAAAAACATAAAGGCGTACTTTAGCGGAATCAGGATATACGTGGACGGGAAACAGCAGGCGGCTACCCCTGAGCCTTTTGTTTATGATAATGTTACATATGTGCCCATCAGACTGGTAAGCACCGCCCTGGGGGCAAGCGTATCCTGGGATGCCGCCAAAAATGCTGTGGTTATAAACAGTAAAGCGGAGGCGAATCAGGTCCTGCAGCAGCAGATTGCCGATTTGAAAAGTCAGCTTTCGCAAAAGGACAGCCAGATAACTCAACTTACCCAGCAAAACTCTTATCTGCATATAAGGATCATCGATCTAGAAGCGACCTTAAAGAAACAGCAAGAAGAAAACAAATCGGATCCGTCGGGAGACCTGGAAGATTATTTGTACGACGAATATTCTAAATGGAAGAGCATGGAATTCGATTACGATGTGGTAGGCGACGAAAAAGAACTGGAATTGACTATAGAGATAGACCTTTCCGATTATAAAAGCAAATGGAACTCTACCGACCAGGACGATATAGAAGACTGGCTCAACGATATCTACGATTATGTGGAAGATGAGTACCCCGATACCGATTTTTCAGGCACCATTGAGGACATCGATAAAGGTGATACTCTGGTTAAATTCAAATCATCCGGCAGTAAGTTGACTGTGGATTTCAGATACAGTTCGGTGGATTTTGACGAACTTGAAAATGATTTAAACGATATCTACGGCTACAATCTCGACGATTATAACGATAATTTTGGGAATATGACGGCGGATATAAGCATCGACGGCGACGAAGACGATGAGGAAATTTTCATTACCATAGAGATAGATACCTCTTATTATGGATATGAGTGGGAAGACGTCAAAGAAACGGACGATGCCGAAGAATGGATTGAGGATATCGTTGATTATGTTCTTGATTATTACGATAATTACGATGTTTCTGGAGAAGTGATAAATCAGGACGGCGATACAATGGCCTCTTTCGATGTTAGCTCATCGGGGAAAGTTACCTTCGACTGGGATTACAGTTATTAG
- a CDS encoding methyl-accepting chemotaxis protein yields the protein MKVGIVGGGKAGTVFLKSLLELENVTVVGICDINSDAPGLVLARQHGIPVCTDLESFFSNEMDVLLELTGNQSVREKIKGMMHKKTHLVDSDAAKLVAMLSEHQQSLNARLQNYIDHMQTLLKHLAGNISEINDTVKSIDSTSKKMAESVSNSMESIKRTDQIIKIINDITTRIKILGINASIEAARAGDYGRGFSVVAEEIGKLTASSKNATSEITDIIEKMKTDISSLSQITDTLGDICKKQTEVAGSLNQDNIRMAELLN from the coding sequence ATGAAAGTTGGAATAGTTGGCGGCGGAAAAGCCGGCACTGTATTTTTAAAATCTCTGTTGGAGCTGGAGAATGTGACTGTCGTGGGTATATGCGATATCAATTCCGACGCGCCCGGCCTTGTGCTGGCCCGACAACACGGCATACCTGTTTGTACAGACCTTGAATCGTTTTTTTCAAACGAAATGGACGTGTTGCTGGAGCTTACGGGAAATCAAAGCGTCAGAGAAAAGATAAAGGGCATGATGCATAAAAAAACTCATCTGGTGGATTCCGATGCTGCGAAGCTCGTGGCTATGCTTTCAGAACACCAGCAGAGCCTTAACGCCAGACTTCAAAACTATATAGACCATATGCAAACCCTTTTAAAACATCTGGCAGGGAATATTTCGGAGATAAATGACACTGTAAAATCCATTGACAGTACCTCAAAGAAAATGGCAGAATCCGTTTCCAATTCTATGGAAAGTATAAAGCGAACAGACCAGATAATAAAAATCATCAACGATATAACAACACGCATCAAAATCCTTGGTATCAACGCATCTATCGAAGCCGCCCGGGCCGGGGATTACGGCCGCGGTTTTTCGGTCGTGGCGGAAGAAATAGGCAAATTAACCGCCTCCAGCAAAAATGCCACTTCTGAAATAACAGACATTATTGAAAAAATGAAAACGGATATCAGCAGCCTTTCACAAATTACAGACACGCTGGGGGACATCTGCAAAAAACAAACTGAGGTGGCCGGTTCCTTAAACCAGGACAACATCAGGATGGCCGAGCTTTTGAATTAA
- a CDS encoding DUF2442 domain-containing protein, giving the protein MSILDNDLIKANAMELWFDDDKFYVLLSDGREIGVPLDWFPKLKKANDNQRSKWRLIGNGIGIHWEDLDEDISVEGLLIGRKAKH; this is encoded by the coding sequence ATGAGTATTTTAGATAATGATTTAATTAAAGCAAATGCTATGGAACTATGGTTCGATGATGATAAATTTTATGTTTTACTTAGTGATGGTAGAGAGATAGGAGTTCCACTGGATTGGTTTCCAAAGCTCAAAAAAGCAAATGATAATCAGAGGTCGAAATGGCGGCTGATAGGGAATGGAATCGGTATTCACTGGGAAGATTTAGATGAAGATATTTCAGTTGAAGGGTTGCTTATAGGTAGAAAAGCTAAACATTAG
- the dnaX gene encoding DNA polymerase III subunit gamma/tau — MSYIALYRKYRPRDFDEIVGQDAIVTTLKNQIKSGKIGHAYLFCGMRGTGKTSTARVFAKALNCEKGLTVDPCNECASCRAINSGSMVDVIEMDAASNRGIDDIRDLREKVNFPPSEGRYKVYIIDEVHMLTTEAFNALLKTLEEPPRHVVFILATTEPNKLPPTILSRCMRFDFRRVSARELVKRMKEIAGDAGIEAEDEALAQLARSSQGSVRDALSLLDKALTFGGRKLLYGDVLNLLGAVSHEVFYEVSRAVLQKDGGRMLGIVDEAAAQGKDLFRFVDDLMEHYRNILMAAIGADRYLIDVVDEEYSELQKLAGSYSREKLLSIIDILKDAANDMKWSSQPRIVLEAAMVKLTLPELWEEPQGYISRIQNLEQQMALLQEQVQRVIEAAAHVGAGANGVNTDGATDGAGAATGHISKDPDSSYDIGAGQKNSQILPENNIKNPGSSREDGNDDSPSAEATLDGSEQKLQQLIRAWPGVIEELGKKRQKRLQTFIKEGNVRPCRIEKDNVFLFCPPEYKEIIESGKNIIEDVVKNITGMEIFIKGFQQSLPVEDEKKNS; from the coding sequence ATGTCATATATTGCCCTTTACAGGAAATACAGGCCCCGGGATTTTGATGAGATCGTGGGGCAGGATGCCATTGTCACCACCTTAAAAAACCAGATAAAGAGCGGAAAAATCGGGCATGCCTATCTTTTCTGCGGCATGCGGGGTACCGGCAAGACAAGCACCGCCAGGGTTTTTGCCAAGGCCCTCAACTGTGAGAAAGGGCTCACGGTAGACCCGTGTAACGAGTGTGCATCATGTCGGGCTATAAATAGCGGCAGCATGGTGGATGTCATAGAGATGGATGCGGCTTCCAACCGCGGAATCGATGACATAAGAGACCTCAGAGAAAAGGTGAACTTTCCGCCGTCGGAAGGCCGCTATAAAGTATACATAATAGATGAGGTTCACATGCTCACCACCGAGGCATTTAACGCCCTTTTGAAGACACTGGAAGAGCCACCGCGGCATGTGGTTTTTATTCTGGCCACCACCGAGCCCAACAAGCTGCCTCCCACCATCCTTTCGCGGTGCATGAGGTTCGATTTCCGTAGGGTTTCGGCCAGAGAACTGGTGAAGCGCATGAAGGAAATAGCCGGGGATGCGGGCATCGAGGCCGAAGATGAGGCTTTAGCGCAACTGGCCAGAAGTTCCCAGGGCTCCGTCAGGGATGCCCTGAGCCTGCTGGACAAGGCTCTGACCTTCGGAGGCAGGAAGCTTTTATACGGCGATGTGTTAAATCTTCTGGGAGCTGTAAGCCACGAGGTATTTTACGAAGTATCCCGGGCTGTGCTACAAAAAGATGGAGGCAGAATGCTGGGCATCGTAGATGAAGCGGCGGCTCAGGGCAAGGACCTTTTCCGCTTCGTAGACGATCTCATGGAACATTACAGGAATATACTGATGGCCGCCATAGGTGCGGACCGCTATCTCATAGATGTGGTAGACGAGGAATATTCTGAGCTTCAAAAGCTTGCCGGAAGCTATTCCCGGGAAAAACTTTTAAGTATAATAGACATATTGAAAGATGCCGCCAATGACATGAAATGGTCCTCCCAGCCCCGGATTGTGCTGGAGGCCGCCATGGTGAAGCTCACCCTGCCGGAGCTATGGGAGGAACCTCAGGGATATATAAGCCGCATCCAGAACCTGGAGCAGCAGATGGCATTACTTCAGGAGCAGGTGCAAAGGGTCATAGAGGCTGCGGCTCACGTTGGGGCCGGTGCGAATGGGGTTAATACGGACGGAGCAACGGATGGAGCAGGAGCCGCGACAGGACATATCTCGAAGGATCCGGATTCTTCCTATGATATCGGTGCCGGACAGAAAAATTCACAGATTTTGCCGGAAAATAATATTAAAAACCCGGGCTCTTCCCGGGAAGATGGGAACGATGACTCTCCTTCGGCTGAGGCCACCCTGGACGGCAGCGAACAAAAGCTGCAGCAGCTTATCCGGGCATGGCCTGGAGTCATCGAGGAACTGGGCAAAAAGCGCCAAAAAAGACTTCAGACCTTTATAAAAGAAGGTAATGTGAGGCCGTGCAGAATTGAAAAAGACAATGTTTTTCTGTTCTGCCCTCCGGAATATAAGGAAATTATAGAATCAGGGAAAAATATAATAGAAGATGTAGTGAAGAATATAACCGGTATGGAAATTTTCATAAAAGGTTTCCAACAATCTCTGCCAGTCGAAGACGAAAAAAAAAACTCCTAG
- a CDS encoding YbaB/EbfC family nucleoid-associated protein translates to MGNMNKLMKQVQKMQQDMMKLQEELKEKTVEATAGGGVVKVVASGKKQLLSIEIKPEAVDPDDVEMLQDLILAAANEALQKAEEMVASEMGKLTGGLNIPGLF, encoded by the coding sequence ATGGGCAACATGAACAAACTAATGAAACAGGTTCAGAAAATGCAGCAGGACATGATGAAACTCCAGGAAGAACTCAAGGAAAAGACTGTGGAAGCCACCGCCGGTGGCGGAGTGGTAAAGGTGGTGGCTAGCGGCAAAAAGCAACTGTTGAGTATAGAAATCAAACCCGAAGCCGTAGATCCCGACGATGTGGAGATGCTCCAGGACCTCATTTTAGCGGCGGCCAATGAAGCTCTGCAGAAGGCGGAAGAAATGGTCGCCAGTGAAATGGGGAAACTTACCGGAGGACTTAACATTCCCGGCCTTTTCTAA
- a CDS encoding MFS transporter, whose translation MRLPYIPQWQRNLYLISLGVFVASIAFSIITPFLPIFLMQLGLKSNTSLWSGLVFSINSLAFGIMAPIWGSISDRYGKKPMMARAGLGMGLTYFLMAMVHNHIQLFVLRGINGLLSGYIPAAITLVAASSRPENLNYSLGIVQAASAIGNITGPLVGGITAKLLGIRGSMVFTGILLCIAAILPFAAKVKEEIVPKPKTSILKDIAATFQNRQLVILYTVWLLIQAALMAVFPTLPLLIGSISKQNAELYTGIIFSIVGVSTALGAPLVGRIRNYSTVNIFRWSLLACGALTALQGLATSIFALGALRFLFGFFNSAVTVAGNVLIAKSSDQNNQGSSFGMLNSIMSIGLVSGPIIGGYLGDHLGLSYSFFGGAVLLLAAYILSIFVSEPGAGKNYA comes from the coding sequence TTGAGACTTCCATATATTCCCCAGTGGCAGAGGAATCTATACCTCATATCGCTGGGCGTTTTTGTGGCTTCTATAGCCTTCAGCATCATTACCCCTTTTTTGCCCATCTTTTTAATGCAACTGGGACTTAAAAGCAATACTTCCCTCTGGTCCGGGCTAGTTTTCTCCATAAACTCCCTGGCCTTCGGCATCATGGCGCCCATCTGGGGCTCTATATCAGACAGGTACGGCAAGAAACCCATGATGGCCAGGGCGGGCCTGGGCATGGGTCTTACATATTTTCTCATGGCCATGGTTCACAATCATATCCAGCTTTTTGTGCTGAGGGGAATCAACGGCCTCCTTTCGGGATACATTCCCGCAGCCATCACACTGGTAGCGGCCAGCAGCAGACCGGAGAATCTAAATTATAGCCTGGGTATAGTGCAGGCCGCATCAGCCATAGGAAATATCACCGGCCCTCTCGTCGGTGGCATCACGGCAAAACTTCTGGGAATTAGAGGAAGCATGGTTTTCACCGGCATTTTACTTTGTATTGCGGCCATCCTGCCCTTTGCCGCAAAGGTTAAGGAAGAAATTGTGCCCAAACCAAAAACTTCTATTTTAAAAGATATTGCAGCAACTTTTCAAAACCGGCAGTTAGTGATTCTATATACCGTATGGCTTTTGATCCAGGCCGCTCTCATGGCCGTTTTCCCCACATTGCCGCTCCTGATTGGCAGCATTTCCAAACAAAATGCTGAGCTTTACACCGGAATAATCTTTTCCATAGTGGGGGTATCCACGGCCCTGGGTGCTCCACTGGTGGGTAGAATCCGCAATTACTCCACGGTTAATATTTTTCGATGGTCACTGCTGGCATGCGGCGCGCTGACAGCCCTGCAGGGCCTTGCTACATCTATTTTCGCTCTGGGCGCTCTGAGGTTCCTGTTCGGATTTTTTAACTCCGCCGTGACCGTGGCAGGCAATGTGCTCATCGCAAAAAGCAGCGATCAGAACAACCAGGGCAGCTCCTTCGGCATGCTCAACAGTATCATGTCCATAGGCTTGGTTTCCGGCCCCATCATCGGCGGCTATCTTGGGGACCATCTGGGACTTTCATATTCTTTCTTCGGTGGAGCCGTATTACTGCTGGCAGCATATATCCTTTCGATATTCGTCAGCGAACCCGGGGCCGGGAAAAACTACGCATAG
- the tadA gene encoding tRNA adenosine(34) deaminase TadA, with protein sequence MEEEIKELDVFFMQEALKEAEKALEFDEVPVGALIVMGDEVIARAHNLRETSQDATAHAELLAIRKACEALKTWRLVGCTLYVTLEPCPMCAGAIVLSRLDRVVFGAHDPKAGACGSLMNIPEDERFNHRPEMVPGVLAEECGKILKDFFKKKR encoded by the coding sequence ATGGAAGAAGAAATTAAAGAGCTTGATGTTTTTTTTATGCAGGAAGCTTTGAAGGAAGCAGAAAAGGCTCTGGAGTTTGATGAGGTGCCCGTGGGAGCTTTGATTGTGATGGGCGATGAGGTCATCGCCAGGGCGCACAACCTGAGGGAGACCTCTCAGGATGCTACGGCTCATGCAGAGCTGCTGGCCATAAGAAAGGCCTGTGAAGCTTTGAAGACATGGCGCCTGGTAGGCTGCACCCTTTATGTGACTTTAGAGCCATGCCCCATGTGTGCCGGAGCCATTGTCCTTTCGAGGCTTGACAGGGTTGTTTTCGGAGCCCATGATCCTAAGGCGGGAGCCTGCGGCAGCCTCATGAACATCCCTGAGGATGAGAGGTTCAACCACCGGCCTGAGATGGTGCCGGGGGTGCTGGCCGAGGAATGTGGCAAGATTTTGAAGGATTTTTTCAAGAAAAAAAGATAA